A genome region from Glycine max cultivar Williams 82 chromosome 5, Glycine_max_v4.0, whole genome shotgun sequence includes the following:
- the LOC106798820 gene encoding uncharacterized protein, producing MKRNPRSTKCDPSYWEYVDAFHSTQNSNSSVKRSASSFEQPNPRRIMPMLDQFQPFIHDFIDNIIDVQADGNYGYWSVSGLLGMGEDSWSLVRTHLLIELGKFLEDYIKLFGGTDKFEELRISLHVDGTPDGILNILEATMTPTRQNEFVGYLLTGINPKKFDIPSGCTMDEPKDLIKQIAPHGIPPYGIH from the exons ATGAAAAGAAACCCAAGGTCAACAAAGTGCGAtccatcttactgggagtatgtagaTGCTTTTCATTCTACGCAAAATAGCAATTCGTCAGTGAAGCGTAGTGCATCATCTTTTGAGCAACCCAATCCAAGAAGGATCATGcctatgttggatcaatttcagccATTTATCCACGACTTCATTGACAACATTATTGATGTCCAAGCTGATGGAAACTATGGGTATTGGTCGGTTTccggtttattaggtatgggtgaagactCTTGGTCATTGGTCCGCACCCATTTGCTTATAGAACTTGGCAAATTCTTAGAAGACTATATCAAGCTCTTTGGTGGCACGGAcaaatttgaggaattaaggatATCACTACATGTTGATGG AACACCAGATGGTATATTAAACATACTTGAAGCCACTATGACCCCTACTCGtcaaaatgagtttgttggttaCTTGCTCACAGGAATAAATCCCAAAAAGTTTGACATTCCTTCCGGATGTACCATGGATGAACCgaaggatttgatcaagcaaATTGCGCCTCAtgggattcccccttatggtaTTCATTAA